One Aegilops tauschii subsp. strangulata cultivar AL8/78 chromosome 7, Aet v6.0, whole genome shotgun sequence genomic window carries:
- the LOC109758863 gene encoding CBS domain-containing protein CBSX6-like, with the protein MAHIVFLRAAAADLTAGKPSLAGVPSSAPLSAAAAAIPSSPEAAVAVWRDGASPLAPLAATVVGLLSSLDVVAFVASHARGGGAEADAMRTPVGDVVPREPALVREVEPDARLIEIMDLMKQGARRVLVRKNFTEGCPINKQPFAPFYKAVPKITGTPRAAATQTVSRSWSSTFGCDKYCCLTREDIVRFLINCLGALAPIPLQSISSLGAISRGYCHVDASSPAMEVVWKIPSDPRAVAVVRTNSDGSHVILGEISAHKLWKRDHVAAADAMARLSALHFATGIDENGAAPAAANGVGAGARRGEVENDIVPSPRSMRFSSRRIGFSACLASQMVPSHRENTVLTCKTTSSLAAVMAQMLAHRATHLWVVQGGDTEEAILVGMVGYMDIFNAVTSGVLVLPA; encoded by the coding sequence ATGGCCCACATCGTCTTCCTCCGCGCGGCAGCCGCCGACCTCACCGCCGGCAAGCCGTCGCTCGCGGGCGTGCCGTCCTCCGCGCCGCTCTCCGCGGCCGCCGCGGCCATCCCGTCGTCGCCGGAGGCCGCCGTGGCCGTCTGGCGCGACGGCGCCTCCCCGTTGGCgcccctcgccgccaccgtcgtcgGGCTGCTCAGCTCGCTCGACGTCGTCGCCTTCGTAGCCTCCCATGCCAGAGGAGGAGGCGCCGAGGCGGACGCAATGAGAACTCCGGTCGGCGACGTGGTGCCGCGGGAGCCGGCGCTGGTCCGCGAGGTCGAGCCCGACGCCAGGTTGATAGAGATAATGGACCTGATGAAGCAGGGGGCGAGGCGAGTCCTCGTCCGCAAGAACTTCACGGAAGGATGCCCCATCAACAAGCAGCCCTTCGCGCCCTTCTACAAGGCCGTGCCCAAGATCACCGGcacgccgcgcgccgccgcgacCCAGACGGTCAGCCGGTCGTGGTCGTCGACGTTCGGCTGCGACAAGTACTGCTGCTTGACGCGGGAGGACATCGTCCGCTTCCTCATCAACTGCCTGGGCGCCCTCGCGCCGATCCCGCTTCAGTCCATCTCCTCCCTCGGAGCCATCAGCCGCGGCTACTGCCACGTCGACGCCTCCTCGCCGGCCATGGAGGTCGTCTGGAAGATACCCTCCGACCCGCGCGCGGTGGCCGTCGTGCGGACGAACAGCGACGGGTCGCATGTGATTCTCGGGGAGATATCCGCTCACAAACTGTGGAAGCGCGACCATGTGGCCGCTGCGGACGCGATGGCGAGGCTCTCGGCGCTGCACTTCGCCACCGGCATTGACGAGAATGGGGCGGCGCCGGCTGCTGCTAATGGCGTCGGTGCCGGCGCACGACGGGGTGAGGTGGAGAATGATATCGTGCCTTCTCCAAGGTCTATGAGATTCAGCAGCAGGAGAATCGGGTTCTCGGCGTGCCTTGCCAGCCAAATGGTCCCGAGTCACCGGGAGAACACGGTGCTCACCTGCAAGACCACGAGCTCTCTCGCTGCCGTCATGGCGCAGATGCTGGCGCACAGGGCCACGCACCTCTGGGTCGTCCAAGGCGGCGACACGGAGGAAGCCATCTTGGTTGGCATGGTTGGCTACATGGACATCTTCAACGCAGTCACCAGCGGTGTTCTTGTTCTTCCGGCTTGA